In Salmo salar chromosome ssa15, Ssal_v3.1, whole genome shotgun sequence, one genomic interval encodes:
- the LOC106572608 gene encoding acyl-coenzyme A diphosphatase FITM2, translating to MAAVDVIVEKFAALWSIRFIRVILAGIFFAISIVGSFVNWTQLVPETYFSNRRNVVNMYFVKVSWGWTLLLLTPFILFTSYKNLTFALRRLSSLVVATAVWYTFTKFFTYINNATSTCHVPESEAMDQVPHDDITSCRNAGGQWYGFAISGHSFILSYSALIIAEEMSPMVHMVKKNRNTVLDLLYVSLNWIVIIWIWMFVCTSVYFHSFPEKLLGTVLGIVPWFLTYRIWYSMPFSPGLPYQPKEQRQLA from the exons ATGGCAGCCGTGGATGTTATCGTGGAGAAGTTTGCAGCACTTTGGAGTATACGGTTTATCCGTGTTATATTGGCTGGGATTTTTTTTGCTATTTCAATAGTAGGATCCTTTGTAAATTGGACACAGCTCGTTCCGGAGACATATTTCAGCAACAGAAGAAATGTTGTCAATAT GTATTTTGTCAAAGTTTCCTGGGGCTGGACCTTGCTGCTGTTGACACCGTTCATCCTCTTCACGTCATACAAGAACTTGACCTTTGCCCTCCGGCGACTGAGCTCATTGGTGGTGGCCACAGCCGTTTGGTACACCTTCACCAAGTTTTTTACCTACATCAACAATGCCACAAGTACCTGTCACGTTCCTGAATCTGAAGCCATGGATCAAGTCCCTCATGATGACATCACCTCATGCAGGAATGCTGGGGGTCAATGGTACGGCTTTGCCATCTCAGGACACTCGTTCATTCTGTCGTACTCTGCACTCATCATTGCCGAAGAAATGTCACCTATGGTGCACATGGTGAAGAAGAACAGGAATACTGTTTTGGATTTGTTATATGTTTCCCTTAATTGGATAGTAATCATCTGGATATGGATGTTTGTGTGTACCTCGGTGTACTTTCATTCTTTCCCTGAGAAACTTCTCGGGACAGTTTTGGGGATTGTGCCATGGTTTCTCACATATCGGATATGGTATTCAATGCCCTTCTCACCTGGTCTCCCATATCAGCCAAAAGAGCAGAGACAACTAGCTTAA